Proteins from a genomic interval of Beijerinckia indica subsp. indica ATCC 9039:
- a CDS encoding winged helix-turn-helix transcriptional regulator: MPSTVQKKPRQQTPPSVQLLSCAPHVVLTHLGDKWTILVVLLLARAPENRLRFSEIKRGVQGISQRMLTLTLRMLERNGLVLRHYYSEVPPRVEYELSAMGKSMLYPLEVFTGWIGENWQAMQQARERYDAREDRTP; the protein is encoded by the coding sequence ATGCCGTCAACTGTGCAGAAAAAGCCTCGTCAACAGACACCTCCCAGCGTGCAGCTTCTATCGTGCGCGCCGCATGTCGTGCTGACTCATCTCGGGGACAAATGGACGATCCTCGTCGTGCTTCTGCTGGCGCGCGCACCAGAGAACCGTCTTCGATTTTCGGAAATTAAGCGCGGGGTCCAAGGCATATCGCAGCGCATGCTGACGCTCACGCTGCGCATGCTTGAGCGCAATGGCCTAGTTTTGCGCCACTATTATTCCGAGGTCCCGCCGCGCGTTGAATATGAACTCAGCGCCATGGGGAAAAGCATGCTGTATCCGCTTGAGGTGTTCACGGGCTGGATTGGAGAGAACTGGCAAGCCATGCAGCAAGCAAGGGAGCGTTACGATGCTAGAGAAGACCGCACCCCGTGA
- a CDS encoding adenylosuccinate synthase, with protein sequence MANVVVVGAQWGDEGKGKIVDWLSIEADIVVRFQGGHNAGHTLVIGNQVYKLALLPSGIVRLGKLSVIGNGVVVDPQHLVEEIAKLAAQGIEITPDNLKIAENVPLILGLHRELDAHRESSTVEGVKIGTTKRGIGPAYEDKVGRRAIRLMDLAEPDTLDEKIVRLLAHHEPLRRGLGLEPISAGAIRAELESLAPKILPFMDATWDLLENARRAGKRILFEGAQGALLDIDHGTYPFVTSSNTVAANAATGSGLGPKAIGYVLGIAKAYTTRVGGGPFPTELLDETGQLIGDRGHEYGVNTGRRRRCGWFDAVLVRQTVKTCGIDGIALTKLDILDGFKEIKVCVGYDLDGRRIDRLPASQSAQARVKPIYETIDGWEGTTAGARSWADLPAQAIKYVRRIEELIEAPVALLSTSPERADTILVHDPFRD encoded by the coding sequence ATGGCGAATGTGGTGGTAGTCGGCGCCCAATGGGGCGACGAGGGCAAGGGCAAGATCGTTGACTGGCTCTCGATCGAGGCGGACATCGTCGTCCGCTTCCAGGGCGGGCACAATGCCGGTCATACCCTGGTCATCGGCAATCAGGTTTATAAGCTTGCGCTCCTGCCATCGGGCATCGTGCGGCTGGGCAAATTATCCGTCATTGGCAATGGCGTCGTCGTTGATCCGCAGCATCTGGTGGAAGAAATTGCCAAATTGGCGGCGCAGGGCATCGAGATCACGCCGGACAATCTGAAAATCGCCGAAAACGTACCTCTGATTCTCGGCCTGCATCGCGAACTCGACGCGCATCGCGAATCGTCCACGGTCGAGGGTGTGAAGATCGGCACGACCAAGCGTGGCATCGGTCCCGCTTATGAAGACAAGGTCGGACGCCGCGCCATCCGCCTCATGGATCTTGCCGAGCCGGATACGCTTGATGAAAAGATCGTGCGCCTTCTCGCCCATCACGAGCCCTTGCGGCGCGGTCTCGGCCTCGAGCCGATAAGCGCTGGGGCGATCCGCGCCGAGCTCGAAAGCCTAGCTCCCAAAATCCTGCCCTTCATGGATGCGACCTGGGATCTGCTTGAGAATGCGCGCCGAGCCGGCAAGCGCATTCTGTTCGAGGGGGCGCAAGGGGCCTTGCTCGATATCGATCACGGCACCTATCCTTTCGTGACCTCCTCCAATACGGTGGCGGCCAATGCGGCGACGGGATCGGGCCTCGGCCCCAAGGCGATCGGTTATGTGCTGGGCATCGCCAAGGCTTATACGACGCGTGTCGGTGGCGGCCCCTTTCCGACCGAATTGCTCGACGAAACGGGTCAATTGATCGGTGATCGCGGTCACGAATATGGCGTCAATACCGGCCGGCGGCGGCGCTGCGGCTGGTTCGATGCGGTTTTGGTGCGCCAGACCGTCAAGACCTGCGGTATCGATGGAATCGCCTTGACCAAGCTCGATATTCTGGATGGTTTCAAGGAGATCAAGGTTTGTGTCGGCTATGATCTCGACGGCCGTCGCATCGATCGTCTGCCGGCAAGCCAATCGGCTCAGGCTCGTGTGAAGCCGATCTATGAAACGATCGACGGTTGGGAAGGCACAACGGCCGGAGCCCGCTCCTGGGCCGATCTGCCGGCCCAGGCGATCAAATATGTGCGGCGGATCGAGGAATTGATCGAAGCGCCGGTGGCGCTCTTGTCGACGAGCCCGGAACGCGCCGATACAATCCTCGTCCATGATCCGTTCCGGGATTGA